From a single Mycolicibacterium mengxianglii genomic region:
- the murJ gene encoding murein biosynthesis integral membrane protein MurJ, translating to MSTAGPQLPGTPPRRQSVPPQERRRPGSAEPSAPPGRAAHPPKTTRRQAVWVRPGPRTKAVRAELSDSAVVSRSWGMAFATLISRLTGFTRIVLLAAILGAALSSTFTVANQLPNLIAALVLEATFTAIFIPVLTRAERDDPDGGTAFVRRLVTLATTLLLVTTVLAVLGAPLLVRLMLGDDPQVNEPLTTAFAYLLLPQVIFYGLSSVFMAILNTRNVFAAPAWAPVVNNVVAIITLGVYMLVPGELSIDPVQMGNAKLLVLGIGTTLGVVAQTGVLFLAIRTEKISLRPLWGIDDRLKKFGTMALAMVLYVLVSQFGLVVGNQIASGAAASGPAIYNYTWLVLMLPFGIIGVTVLTVVMPRLSRNAAADDTPAVLADLALATRLTMVTLIPIVAFMTVAGTAIGSALFAYGNFGEVDANYLGLSIAMSAFALIPYALVLLQLRVFYAREQPWTPIGVIVVITAVKIAASVAAPHLTDDPEMVAGYLGLANGLGFLAGAVVGSVLLRRTLLPRGGRLLQLSVIRTILVTTAASLLAALIGNVVDHLLGLESLTTNLGGAGSLLRVVVLGVVMLPIVAAVLLAAKVPEAVSVSAAVRRRLGRGPAAPVPAATRGDSASAAAPVPYPEHRTLPGTGGRPGRTTTGHRPPAPSAGGTGKGPMVSDETSGSPDTGTPTTKLPRQSADDFKPDFKPDFEAGSYEPDLDADFEHELDHDYGKPDSGPLETADEPLGTVAPAVPPTRPNADFAGDPTREPITIAAPQEPALDNAAPEDDVHLIPGASIGNGRYRLLVFHGGPPHLQFWQALDTALDRQVALTFVDPEGTLPDAELQAILTRTLKLSHFELPGIARVLDVANTGAGGLVVSEWIRGGSLPEVADTAPSPIGGARAIQSLAAAADAAHHAGVALSIDHPSRVRVSIEGDVALAFPATLEDATPEDDIRGIGAALYALLVNRWPLPESGTPSGLAPAELDSAGNPVEPRSLDRDIPFQISAAAARSVQPGGGIRTAPTLLNLLQQATAEADRTDLLDPVTPEPPAPGSTAPASTTDEPDPDGKRRRAVLIGLGAAAVVIVVALIVLATVLSRIFGDVGGPSIGEQLGLNPPSEQTSTEASPTTPGNTVKPVSATVFSPAGEADNPDLAPLAIDGNRSTVWPTDTYSDSDPFPNFKNGVGLMLQLPSPTKVASVSLGVGSTGTQIQIRSSSTPNPSSLDATTALTQPQTMRTGDNTIDVNADAPTSNLLVWISKMGSTGGESRVDINEITVKAAS from the coding sequence ATGAGTACCGCAGGTCCGCAGCTGCCCGGCACCCCGCCGCGGAGGCAGTCCGTCCCGCCGCAAGAGCGCCGCCGGCCCGGTTCGGCGGAGCCGTCCGCCCCTCCCGGTCGCGCGGCACACCCACCCAAGACCACCCGGCGGCAAGCGGTCTGGGTACGGCCCGGCCCGCGGACCAAGGCGGTGCGTGCCGAGCTGAGTGATTCGGCGGTGGTATCCCGGTCCTGGGGAATGGCGTTCGCCACGTTGATCAGCCGCCTCACCGGCTTCACCCGCATCGTGCTGCTCGCCGCCATCCTCGGCGCGGCGCTGTCGAGCACGTTCACCGTGGCCAACCAGCTGCCGAACCTGATCGCCGCACTGGTCCTGGAAGCAACCTTCACCGCCATCTTCATACCGGTGTTGACCCGTGCCGAACGCGACGACCCCGACGGCGGAACAGCTTTCGTGCGTCGGCTGGTGACATTGGCGACGACGTTGCTGCTGGTGACCACCGTCCTGGCGGTGCTGGGTGCCCCGCTGCTGGTGCGGCTGATGCTCGGCGACGACCCGCAGGTGAACGAACCGCTGACCACCGCGTTCGCGTATCTGCTTCTGCCGCAGGTGATCTTCTACGGGCTGTCCTCGGTGTTCATGGCAATCCTGAACACCCGCAACGTATTCGCGGCACCGGCTTGGGCGCCCGTGGTCAACAACGTGGTGGCCATCATCACCCTCGGCGTGTACATGCTGGTGCCGGGTGAGTTGTCGATCGACCCGGTCCAGATGGGCAACGCGAAACTCCTGGTGCTGGGTATCGGCACCACGTTGGGGGTCGTCGCCCAAACCGGCGTGCTGTTCCTGGCGATCCGCACGGAGAAGATCAGTCTGCGCCCACTGTGGGGCATCGACGACCGCCTCAAGAAGTTCGGCACCATGGCCCTGGCGATGGTGCTCTACGTGCTGGTCAGCCAGTTCGGGCTGGTGGTCGGCAACCAGATCGCCAGCGGCGCGGCCGCCTCGGGACCGGCGATCTACAACTACACCTGGTTGGTGCTGATGCTGCCGTTCGGCATCATCGGAGTCACCGTGCTCACCGTGGTGATGCCGCGGCTGTCCCGCAACGCGGCCGCGGACGACACCCCTGCCGTGCTGGCCGACCTGGCACTGGCCACCCGGCTGACCATGGTCACCCTGATCCCGATCGTGGCGTTCATGACCGTGGCGGGCACCGCGATCGGCAGCGCGCTCTTCGCTTACGGCAACTTCGGTGAGGTCGACGCGAACTATCTCGGACTGTCGATCGCGATGTCGGCGTTCGCCCTGATCCCGTACGCGCTGGTGCTGCTGCAGCTGCGGGTGTTCTACGCCCGGGAGCAGCCGTGGACGCCGATCGGAGTGATCGTGGTGATCACCGCGGTCAAGATCGCCGCCTCGGTGGCGGCGCCCCATCTGACCGACGATCCGGAGATGGTCGCCGGATACCTTGGGCTGGCCAACGGGCTGGGCTTCCTCGCCGGCGCGGTGGTGGGTTCGGTGCTGCTGCGGCGCACCCTGCTGCCCCGTGGCGGCCGGCTGCTGCAACTGTCCGTCATCCGGACAATTCTGGTGACCACCGCGGCGTCGCTGCTGGCCGCCTTGATCGGCAACGTCGTCGATCATCTCCTGGGACTGGAATCTCTGACCACGAACCTCGGCGGGGCCGGGTCACTGCTGCGGGTTGTGGTGCTCGGCGTGGTCATGCTGCCGATCGTGGCGGCGGTGCTGCTCGCGGCGAAGGTGCCCGAAGCGGTATCGGTATCGGCTGCGGTCCGCCGTCGGCTGGGCCGCGGACCTGCGGCCCCGGTACCTGCCGCCACGCGCGGCGACTCCGCGTCGGCGGCCGCACCGGTCCCGTACCCTGAGCACAGGACTCTGCCGGGTACGGGAGGTCGGCCGGGCCGGACGACCACTGGGCACAGGCCTCCGGCACCGAGCGCCGGGGGGACGGGGAAAGGACCGATGGTGAGTGACGAGACCTCGGGCAGCCCCGATACCGGGACGCCGACGACGAAACTGCCGCGACAGTCGGCCGACGACTTCAAGCCCGATTTCAAACCCGATTTCGAGGCCGGGTCCTATGAGCCGGACCTCGACGCCGACTTCGAGCACGAGCTGGACCACGATTACGGCAAGCCCGACTCCGGGCCGCTCGAGACCGCCGATGAACCGTTGGGCACCGTAGCTCCTGCGGTTCCGCCGACCCGTCCGAATGCCGATTTCGCCGGTGATCCCACCCGCGAGCCCATCACCATCGCGGCGCCGCAGGAACCCGCCCTCGACAACGCCGCGCCCGAGGATGACGTCCACCTGATTCCGGGAGCGAGCATCGGCAACGGCCGCTACCGGCTGCTGGTCTTCCACGGCGGTCCCCCCCACCTGCAGTTCTGGCAGGCGCTGGACACCGCGCTGGACCGCCAGGTGGCGCTCACTTTCGTCGACCCCGAGGGCACCCTGCCCGACGCGGAGCTGCAGGCGATCCTCACCCGCACACTCAAGCTCAGCCACTTCGAACTGCCCGGCATCGCGCGTGTTCTCGATGTGGCCAACACCGGCGCCGGCGGGCTGGTGGTGTCCGAATGGATCCGCGGCGGCTCGCTGCCGGAAGTCGCCGACACCGCCCCCTCCCCCATCGGTGGTGCACGCGCCATCCAGTCACTGGCCGCCGCCGCCGATGCCGCTCACCACGCCGGAGTCGCGCTGTCGATCGACCATCCCAGCCGGGTCCGGGTGAGCATCGAAGGTGATGTCGCCCTGGCATTCCCGGCGACGTTGGAAGACGCCACTCCCGAAGACGACATCCGCGGTATCGGGGCGGCGCTGTACGCGCTGCTGGTCAATCGGTGGCCGCTGCCCGAGAGCGGCACCCCCAGCGGGTTGGCTCCCGCCGAGCTCGATTCCGCGGGCAACCCCGTCGAACCGCGCTCCCTCGACCGGGACATCCCATTCCAGATTTCCGCCGCCGCCGCCCGCTCCGTTCAGCCGGGTGGTGGAATTCGCACGGCGCCAACGCTTTTGAATTTGCTGCAGCAGGCGACCGCCGAAGCCGACCGCACCGACCTGCTGGACCCGGTGACGCCGGAGCCACCCGCGCCCGGGTCGACAGCTCCCGCATCCACCACCGACGAACCCGACCCCGACGGCAAACGCCGACGCGCTGTGTTGATCGGTCTCGGCGCGGCCGCCGTGGTGATCGTCGTCGCCCTCATCGTGCTGGCCACCGTGCTGAGCCGGATCTTCGGCGACGTCGGCGGCCCCAGTATCGGCGAGCAACTCGGCCTGAACCCGCCGTCGGAGCAGACGTCCACCGAGGCGAGCCCGACCACACCCGGCAACACGGTGAAGCCCGTCAGCGCCACCGTGTTCTCCCCCGCAGGTGAGGCCGACAATCCAGACCTGGCCCCGTTGGCCATCGACGGGAACCGGTCGACGGTATGGCCCACCGACACGTACTCCGACTCCGATCCGTTCCCCAACTTCAAGAACGGGGTCGGCCTGATGCTGCAACTGCCCTCCCCCACCAAGGTCGCCTCGGTGTCCCTGGGGGTCGGCAGCACCGGCACCCAGATACAGATCAGGTCGTCGTCGACACCGAATCCGTCCAGCCTGGACGCCACCACCGCTTTGACCCAGCCGCAGACCATGCGCACCGGTGACAACACCATCGACGTGAATGCCGATGCGCCGACGTCGAACCTGCTGGTGTGGATCTCCAAGATGGGCAGCACCGGCGGCGAGAGCCGCGTCGACATCAACGAGATCACCGTCAAGGCGGCGTCCTGA
- a CDS encoding NUDIX hydrolase yields the protein MSDGEQAKPRRRRGRRRGRRAAGPPQPAANGGAAAAAAPEAAPPPSSSETSPPRRARQHKNAARLRTVHETSAGGLVIDGLDGPLEQQVAALIGRIDRRGRMLWSLPKGHIEQGETAEQTAIREVAEETGIEGKVLAALGSIDYWFVTEGRRVHKTVHHYLMRFAGGELSDEDVEVTEVAWVPLGELPKRLAYADERKLAEVAGELIRKLQADGPNALPPLPRSTPRRRPQTHSRTRRRGPARGTDESASGRSNGCGPGT from the coding sequence GTGTCGGACGGCGAGCAGGCCAAACCACGACGGCGCCGCGGCCGCCGCCGTGGTCGTCGTGCCGCTGGACCACCCCAGCCCGCCGCCAACGGCGGCGCTGCCGCAGCGGCCGCCCCCGAGGCTGCGCCGCCACCATCGAGCAGCGAGACCTCCCCACCGCGACGGGCCCGTCAGCACAAGAATGCGGCCCGGCTGCGCACGGTGCACGAGACCTCGGCCGGCGGGTTGGTGATCGACGGTCTCGACGGTCCCCTGGAGCAACAGGTCGCTGCGCTGATCGGGCGCATCGACCGGCGTGGGCGCATGCTCTGGTCGCTGCCCAAAGGACATATCGAACAAGGTGAAACCGCCGAGCAGACGGCAATCCGCGAGGTCGCCGAGGAGACCGGTATCGAGGGCAAGGTCCTGGCCGCCCTCGGCAGCATCGACTACTGGTTCGTCACCGAGGGCCGACGGGTCCACAAAACGGTGCACCACTATTTGATGCGGTTCGCCGGTGGCGAGCTCTCCGACGAGGACGTCGAGGTCACCGAGGTGGCGTGGGTGCCGCTCGGCGAGTTGCCCAAGCGGCTCGCCTACGCCGACGAGCGCAAGCTGGCCGAAGTGGCCGGCGAGCTCATCCGCAAGCTGCAGGCCGACGGACCCAACGCGCTGCCCCCGCTGCCGCGAAGCACGCCCCGGCGCCGGCCGCAGACCCATTCACGCACCCGACGGCGGGGTCCTGCCCGGGGAACCGACGAATCCGCATCCGGCCGGTCCAACGGTTGCGGACCGGGCACTTGA
- a CDS encoding CCA tRNA nucleotidyltransferase, translated as MPDVASDAELLARAAVTLNGHAGALRGLGAAFDAAGRQLFLVGGPVRDAILGRLPHPDAGIAYDLDFTTDARPDEIQKVLRPWADAIWTTGIEFGTIGAARAGVRVEITTFRADTYDQVSRNPEVRFGDRLEDDLVRRDFTVNAMAVRITADGPGEFLDPLGGLEALRARVLDTPAAPETSFGDDPLRMLRAARFVSQLQFSVAPRVLTAIREMAPQMARITPERIAAELDKLILGADPVAGIDLLVQTGLGEQVLPEVGAMQMAIDEHHQHKDVYQHSLTVLRQAIDLEDPDTGPDLVLRWAALLHDIGKPGTRRHEPDGGVSFHHHEVVGAKMTRKRMRALKYSKQMVDDVSQLVYLHLRFHGYADAKGAGKWTDAAVRRYVTDAGPLLSRLHKLVRADCTTRNKRRAARLQANYDHLEQRIAELAAKEDLARVRPDLDGNAIMELLGIPAGPQVGQAWRYLKELRMERGPLEHDEAVAELLAWWQEHGNATD; from the coding sequence GTGCCTGACGTCGCCTCCGATGCCGAACTGCTGGCCCGCGCGGCCGTCACGCTGAACGGTCACGCGGGCGCACTGCGTGGGCTCGGCGCCGCGTTCGATGCCGCCGGGCGGCAGCTTTTCCTGGTCGGCGGCCCCGTGCGGGACGCCATTCTGGGCCGGCTACCGCACCCCGACGCCGGCATTGCCTATGACCTGGATTTCACCACCGATGCCCGTCCCGACGAGATCCAGAAGGTGCTGCGGCCCTGGGCCGACGCCATCTGGACCACCGGAATCGAGTTCGGCACCATCGGCGCGGCGCGTGCCGGCGTCCGTGTGGAGATCACCACATTCCGGGCCGACACCTACGACCAGGTCTCGCGCAATCCCGAGGTGCGCTTCGGCGACCGCCTCGAAGACGACCTGGTGCGACGCGATTTCACCGTCAACGCGATGGCCGTCCGCATCACGGCCGACGGTCCGGGTGAATTCCTGGACCCCCTCGGCGGACTCGAGGCGCTGCGCGCCCGGGTGCTGGACACACCGGCGGCGCCGGAGACATCATTCGGCGACGACCCACTGCGGATGCTGCGGGCGGCGCGGTTCGTATCGCAGTTGCAATTCTCGGTGGCTCCCCGGGTGTTGACGGCGATCAGGGAGATGGCGCCGCAGATGGCCCGGATCACCCCGGAACGCATCGCCGCGGAGCTGGACAAGCTGATCCTGGGCGCCGACCCGGTCGCCGGGATCGATCTGCTGGTACAGACCGGGCTGGGGGAGCAGGTGCTGCCCGAGGTCGGCGCGATGCAGATGGCCATCGACGAACACCACCAGCACAAAGACGTCTACCAGCATTCGCTGACGGTGTTGCGCCAGGCAATCGATCTGGAGGATCCCGATACCGGCCCCGACCTGGTGCTGCGGTGGGCGGCGCTGCTGCATGACATCGGCAAGCCCGGCACTCGGCGGCATGAGCCCGACGGCGGCGTGAGCTTTCATCACCACGAGGTGGTCGGCGCGAAGATGACCCGCAAGCGAATGCGGGCACTGAAGTACTCCAAGCAGATGGTCGATGACGTCTCCCAGCTGGTGTACCTGCACCTGCGCTTCCACGGGTATGCGGACGCCAAAGGTGCAGGCAAGTGGACCGATGCTGCGGTGCGCCGGTACGTCACTGACGCCGGCCCGTTGTTGTCGCGGCTGCACAAGCTGGTCCGTGCCGACTGCACCACTCGCAACAAGCGGCGCGCGGCGCGGCTGCAGGCCAACTACGACCACCTCGAACAGCGGATCGCCGAGCTGGCGGCGAAGGAGGACCTGGCTAGGGTCCGGCCGGACCTTGATGGCAACGCGATCATGGAGCTGCTGGGTATCCCCGCCGGGCCGCAGGTCGGGCAGGCGTGGCGCTACCTCAAGGAACTGCGGATGGAACGCGGGCCGCTCGAACACGACGAGGCCGTTGCCGAACTCCTGGCCTGGTGGCAAGAACATGGGAACGCCACAGACTGA